A stretch of Phragmites australis chromosome 12, lpPhrAust1.1, whole genome shotgun sequence DNA encodes these proteins:
- the LOC133886600 gene encoding protein ZINC INDUCED FACILITATOR-LIKE 1-like: MGSEEAPLLVPAPAPAVEGCPGCAMERRKASSKGRIPYREFFFVGVTTLASSLPITCLFPFLYFMVRDFHIAKTEEHIGFYAGFLAASYMLGRGFSAIFWGIVSDRVGRKPVIAFSILSVVIFNTLFGLSTTYWMAITTRLVLGALNGLLAPIKAYCVEVCQTEHQALGLSVVNTAWGLGLIVGPALGGYLAQPTEKYPHIFSEGSVFGRFPYLLPCLSVSSFAAIILISCTWLPETIHKHKVPEKDTKIVKALPSEKGYWDSPRKTSLLQNKPWISTMLPYCFFGLHDTAYSEILSLWAASDRKYGGLSFSTEDIGEVLAMTGAGLLVYQLIIYHWVHKILGTVNSSRIASAVSILVLATYPFMTYLSGVKLSFALYSAAMMKSVLAITATTGICLLQNNAVCQEQRGTANGISTTTMSFFKAIAPIGAGALFSWAQKRQDAAFLPGDEVVFVMLNLVQLLGLIFTFEPFLVLPTAQDQSH, encoded by the exons ATGGGCAGCGAGGAAGCGCCGCTGCtggtgccggcgccggcgccggcggtggAGGGGTGCCCCGGGTGCGCGATGGAGCGGAGGAAGGCGAGCAGCAAAGGGAGGATACCCTACCGGGAGTTCTTCTTCGTCGGCGTCACCACCCTCGCCTCAT CTTTACCAATCACGTGTCTCTTCCCGTTCCTCTATTTTATG GTAAGGGACTTCCACATTGCTAAAACAGAGGAGCATATCGGCTTTTATGCTGGTTTTCTTG CTGCATCGTACATGCTCGGCAGAGGCTTTTCTGCAATCTTTTGGGGTATCGTCTCAGACCGTGTTGGACGGAAGCCTGTCATTGCATTCTCAATCTTGTCTGT GGTCATAtttaacacattattcggtctAAGCACAACGTATTGGATGGCAATCACTACAAGACTTGTGCTGGGTGCTCTAAATGGTTTACTTGCCCCAATAAAG GCTTATTGTGTTGAAGTTTGTCAAACTGAACATCAAGCTCTTGGACTCTCAGTT GTGAACACGGCATGGGGTTTGGGTCTTATTGTCGGTCCAGCTCTTGGAGGCTACCTTGCACAG CCTACTGAGAAATATCCTCACATATTTTCTGAGGGTTCTGTTTTCGGCAG ATTCCCTTATCTCTTACCATGTCTAAGTGTATCATCATTCGCTGCTATTATCCTAATAAGCTGTACATGGCTTCCG GAGACGATACATAAACATAAAGTTCCTGAAAAGGATACCAAAATAGTCAAAGCCTTGCCATCAGAAAAGGGTTATTGGGATTCACCTCGCAAGACGAGTTTGCTCCAGAACAAGCCTTGGATATCAACTATGCTACCTTACTGTTTCTTTGGTCTTCATGACACAGCATATAGTGAG ATACTTTCTTTATGGGCTGCGAGCGATCGGAAGTATGGTGGCCTTAGCTTCTCAACTGAAGATATTGGTGAGGTTCTTGCTATGACAG GTGCTGGTCTTCTTGTATATCAGCTTATCATTTATCACTGGGTCCATAAGATTCTTGGAACAGTCAACTCATCACGTATTGCTTCT GCTGTGTCTATACTTGTTCTTGCAACTTATCCCTTTATGACATACCTATCTGGAGTCAAACTTTCCTTCGCTCTTTATTCTGCGGCCATGATGAAAAGTGTTCTTGCA ATTACTGCCACCACAGGAATTTGCCTTCTACAGAACAATGCTGTG TGCCAAGAACAAAGAGGCACCGCAAATGGTATATCGACAACTACAATGTCATTTTTCAAAGCAATTGCTCCAATAGGTGCCGGGGCTCT ATTCTCATGGGCACAAAAACGTCAAGATGCCGCTTTCCTGCCTG gtgatgaggtGGTGTTCGTGATGCTGAATTTGGTGCAGCTCCTTGGGCTCATATTTACCTTCGAACCTTTCCTTGTGTTACCTACAGCACAAGATCAGAGTCATTAG